A genomic window from Tolypothrix sp. PCC 7910 includes:
- a CDS encoding formylglycine-generating enzyme family protein: MVTVNSQGKEIESYQGQACCLKEELGNGLILEMVYIPAGQFWMGSPESEGKRYSNEKPQHLAKIEPFLMSKYPITQMQWKQIASLPQVSQKLKLRPSRQGGNNHPITQVSWFDAMEFCDRLSHNTGHKYRLPSEAEWEYACRAGTTTPFHFGETLNFNLANYDATFAYRSEPKGIYREKTSEVGSFQVANSFGLFDMHGLVWEWCLDNWHQNYDKAPTNGDAWLESDDNNIRLMRGGSWRNEPFLCRSSSRQFNYASEMLNNVGFRIVRTL; the protein is encoded by the coding sequence GTGGTTACAGTAAATTCCCAAGGTAAAGAAATAGAGTCTTACCAAGGACAAGCTTGCTGTTTAAAAGAAGAACTTGGCAATGGGCTTATATTGGAGATGGTTTATATTCCGGCAGGACAATTCTGGATGGGTTCACCAGAATCAGAAGGTAAGCGATACTCGAATGAAAAACCTCAGCATTTAGCGAAAATTGAACCATTTTTGATGAGCAAATATCCCATTACACAAATGCAGTGGAAACAAATCGCTTCTTTACCACAAGTGTCTCAAAAGCTGAAGCTTCGTCCATCTCGTCAAGGAGGTAATAACCACCCTATAACTCAAGTTTCTTGGTTTGATGCTATGGAATTTTGCGATCGCTTATCTCACAATACAGGTCATAAGTATCGTCTTCCTAGCGAAGCAGAGTGGGAATATGCTTGTCGTGCTGGAACTACAACTCCTTTTCACTTTGGAGAAACTCTTAACTTCAATCTAGCTAATTACGATGCAACCTTCGCTTATCGCTCAGAACCTAAAGGAATTTATCGTGAAAAAACTTCTGAAGTGGGTAGTTTTCAGGTTGCAAATTCCTTTGGATTGTTTGATATGCATGGGTTAGTTTGGGAATGGTGTTTAGATAATTGGCATCAAAATTATGATAAAGCACCTACAAACGGAGATGCTTGGCTAGAAAGTGATGATAATAATATTCGTCTTATGCGTGGTGGTTCATGGCGTAATGAGCCGTTTTTATGCCGTTCTAGTTCTCGCCAGTTTAATTATGCAAGTGAAATGTTGAACAATGTTGGTTTTAGAATTGTTCGCACACTCTAG
- a CDS encoding protein kinase translates to MICCLNPDCPNPRNPDGSHFCLSCGTGLVYLLRNRYRIIQPIGRGGFARTYLAEDIDKLNEKCVVKQLVRGQFYSGGGSDAQKKATELFEREAKRLQELGKHDQIPTLLAYFKENDYLYVVQELIEGQNLLQELKQQGVFDETKIRQLLNDLLPVLNTIHEQQVIHRDIKAENIIRRQHDGKLVLIDFGVSKQKTEAANTSPGTIIGSLGYAPIEQLQLGTAYPASDLYSLGITCFHLLTNITPSQLWMKQGFSWTNNWRTQLSQPISQELALIIDRLMPENHEQRYQSAQAVLLDLNVQPGLNPKVPHTIFSPEQLFQSRGRIPQQTNQSISHISLQELLPGAVIVGTGSSFLAIVLLSFLGTTLISSGLWLIILGFLIFIQSRPVFEKSYLFLIALLTNLFIVFIFQRWQIINPLWSGINGLIVAVLLIILSGLLAFILLGTSQLLNKLMSKYF, encoded by the coding sequence ATGATCTGCTGCCTAAACCCCGATTGTCCAAATCCTCGAAATCCTGATGGCTCCCACTTTTGTTTAAGCTGTGGAACAGGATTAGTGTATCTACTAAGAAATCGTTATCGTATTATCCAACCAATTGGCAGAGGAGGGTTTGCACGTACTTATCTAGCAGAAGATATAGACAAGCTCAACGAGAAATGTGTTGTTAAACAGCTAGTTCGCGGTCAATTTTACAGTGGTGGCGGTAGCGATGCCCAAAAAAAAGCAACTGAGTTGTTTGAGAGAGAAGCTAAACGCTTACAAGAGTTAGGAAAACATGACCAAATCCCCACACTTTTAGCCTACTTTAAAGAAAATGACTACCTGTATGTAGTGCAAGAGTTGATTGAGGGACAAAATCTCTTGCAAGAGTTAAAGCAGCAGGGAGTATTTGATGAAACAAAAATTCGTCAACTCTTAAATGACTTGTTACCTGTTCTGAATACCATCCATGAACAACAAGTTATCCACCGCGATATTAAAGCCGAAAATATTATTCGTCGTCAACATGATGGTAAGTTGGTGTTGATCGATTTTGGTGTATCCAAACAAAAAACGGAAGCAGCAAACACATCACCAGGAACAATTATCGGTTCTTTGGGTTATGCACCAATAGAACAACTTCAGTTAGGTACTGCTTACCCAGCTAGCGATTTATATAGTTTGGGAATCACGTGTTTTCATCTGCTGACTAATATTACTCCATCCCAACTGTGGATGAAGCAAGGTTTTAGCTGGACTAATAATTGGCGCACTCAATTGTCGCAACCAATAAGTCAGGAATTAGCGCTGATTATCGATAGGTTAATGCCAGAAAACCATGAGCAACGTTATCAATCGGCTCAGGCAGTATTATTAGATTTAAATGTTCAGCCAGGTTTAAATCCCAAGGTACCACATACCATCTTTTCACCAGAACAGTTATTTCAATCACGGGGACGGATTCCCCAACAAACTAACCAAAGTATTTCACACATCTCGCTGCAAGAACTATTACCTGGGGCTGTGATTGTAGGTACAGGTAGTTCTTTTTTGGCTATTGTATTACTGAGTTTTTTAGGAACTACGTTGATTAGTTCGGGGTTATGGTTGATAATTTTAGGATTTTTAATTTTTATTCAATCTCGCCCTGTATTTGAAAAGAGTTATTTATTTTTAATTGCTCTGTTAACAAATTTATTTATTGTATTTATCTTCCAGCGCTGGCAAATTATTAATCCTTTATGGTCAGGTATCAATGGTTTAATAGTTGCGGTTTTGTTAATTATTTTATCTGGATTGTTGGCATTTATTTTGTTGGGTACATCACAGTTATTGAATAAACTAATGTCTAAATATTTCTGA
- a CDS encoding Mut7-C RNAse domain-containing protein has translation MSIAYFHFHAELNDFLPRHKRRVKIIHNFGERASIKDMIESLGVPHPEVDAIEVNNNYVDFSYIVQDGDIINVYPISVTNTQSTSIRPQPLSIIRFVLDIHLGKLATSLRLLGFDTLYRNDYGDEELAEVSHSQERILLTRDKGLLMRSLVKHGYYVRSTNPQQQIIEVLRRFDLFKLVSPFQRCLRCNGLLESIAKETIIDLLPESVQLQNQDFHRCQNCAQIYWKGTHYERLQQFIDEVLNSEKTEQFNHEHH, from the coding sequence ATGTCTATTGCTTATTTCCACTTTCATGCAGAATTAAACGATTTTTTACCACGCCATAAAAGGCGAGTCAAAATCATACATAATTTTGGGGAAAGAGCCTCAATCAAAGACATGATTGAGTCTCTAGGGGTTCCCCATCCAGAAGTTGATGCTATTGAAGTAAATAATAATTACGTGGATTTTTCTTATATTGTTCAGGATGGAGATATTATTAATGTTTATCCCATCTCTGTGACTAATACACAAAGCACTTCTATACGTCCGCAACCACTGAGTATTATTCGCTTTGTTTTAGATATTCATTTAGGTAAATTAGCCACATCTTTAAGGCTGTTAGGCTTTGATACTTTATATCGTAATGATTATGGTGATGAGGAATTAGCTGAGGTTTCTCACAGCCAAGAACGGATTCTTTTGACCCGTGATAAGGGTTTATTGATGCGTAGTTTAGTAAAGCATGGCTATTATGTCAGAAGTACAAATCCCCAACAGCAAATCATAGAAGTACTGCGACGATTTGATTTGTTTAAGTTAGTATCACCCTTTCAACGATGTTTGCGTTGCAATGGTTTACTAGAATCGATAGCGAAGGAAACTATCATTGATCTACTCCCTGAAAGTGTGCAATTACAAAATCAGGACTTTCATCGCTGCCAAAACTGCGCTCAAATTTATTGGAAAGGAACCCATTATGAACGATTGCAACAGTTTATTGATGAAGTATTAAATTCCGAAAAAACTGAGCAATTCAATCATGAGCATCATTAA
- a CDS encoding GAF domain-containing protein, producing MSNFSPKKQVGNKKNHQLEGNQQNVAESNLDSAKRPTIIQIPSSQRLGQKDWSLKAKATVWSCAISMLPVLAVGSATYYIGNQQITEQISYTKPLGIKQLAETKLALQNQLSLLLMGTGVTTLLVGAIAVLLTNRALRPLLNTAALSNNIVRRLLPDQGGIRGAIASKDELVVLEKNISLIKKQLPDLLWKQEQEAERVQVLMNITRRIQECLNEEDVLKTTVEEVRTALNSDRVTIFRFNPNREGTFVAESVGFGLPKTLRTTVSVPSVGGEDIEEYQNGHIVAIDDIYQVDLSDSQLSFLERFAVKANLVAPILKKNQLFGLLIAHECSKPRFWQQSEIDLFAQIATQLGFVLNYTQLLEQVETKADQTQLFVDITRRIRGSLNEEDVLKTTVEEVRKSLSADRVIVYGFDPEWYGTVIAESVIPGFAKTLRAKIKDPCFAEGYIEKYRTGRVQAISNIYEAGLQECHIGQLEPFGVKANLVAPILKDDQLFGLLIAHQCSAPRDWRKFEIDLFTQIAMQVGFALDHARLLQRIDAEAVRTQLLVDITRRIQESFNEEDVLKTTVEEVRKAISADRVIVYGFDPDWYGTVIAESVLPGFPKALWAIIRDPCFAEGYIEKYQAGRVQAISNVYEAGLTECHLSQLEPFAVKANLVAPILKDGQLFGLLIAHECSGPRDWQQTEIDLFAQVAMQVGFALEHARLLNQVDQAYQAATAISVEQSQKQEELKLQVSQLLRNGNAVVQTLSTDVALTQLQSIEFIYNQTQMLGDLTHRLINSAQQLEFQEQQISQTVQDEHQSMSQILESIYAIQETVVQAAQRLNRFEEPSQQLSEKINLISNVISQIKLQAMHTALEASRSGEAGQKFAAIAQKALSLVQQLELEITEVQPLVADIHAESDQAIAAMQSGAAQAKSSGDLVAHTQQKFQQAIALSMEMQTLVAEISQAAAVQIETSTSVNQSILEVASIANQTSEQAIALADSLAQLTIFAQEM from the coding sequence ATGTCTAATTTCTCTCCAAAAAAACAAGTAGGTAATAAAAAAAATCATCAGTTAGAGGGTAATCAACAAAATGTAGCGGAATCGAATTTAGATAGTGCAAAACGGCCAACAATAATTCAAATTCCTAGTTCTCAGCGTTTGGGACAGAAAGATTGGAGTTTGAAAGCCAAGGCAACAGTTTGGTCTTGTGCTATTAGTATGCTTCCAGTGCTAGCAGTTGGGTCTGCAACCTATTACATTGGCAACCAACAAATTACCGAGCAAATTTCTTATACGAAACCATTAGGGATTAAACAGTTAGCAGAAACTAAGCTGGCGCTACAAAACCAGTTATCGTTATTGTTAATGGGAACAGGGGTAACAACTTTGTTGGTGGGTGCGATCGCAGTGCTGTTGACTAATCGCGCCTTGCGTCCACTCCTCAATACTGCGGCGCTCTCTAATAATATTGTGCGGAGGCTACTACCAGACCAAGGTGGGATTCGGGGTGCGATCGCTTCCAAAGATGAACTGGTAGTTTTAGAAAAAAACATCAGCTTAATCAAAAAACAGCTGCCAGATTTGCTATGGAAACAAGAACAAGAAGCTGAACGCGTCCAAGTGTTAATGAACATTACCCGGCGCATTCAAGAATGTCTCAACGAAGAAGATGTTCTCAAAACCACAGTTGAGGAAGTACGCACAGCCTTAAACAGCGATCGCGTTACTATCTTTCGCTTCAATCCCAACAGAGAAGGAACCTTTGTTGCCGAATCAGTGGGATTCGGTTTGCCGAAAACTTTGCGGACTACAGTGTCAGTTCCCTCCGTAGGGGGAGAAGACATAGAAGAATACCAAAATGGTCATATCGTTGCTATTGATGACATCTATCAAGTCGATCTCAGCGATTCTCAGCTTAGCTTCCTAGAGCGATTTGCAGTCAAAGCCAATTTGGTAGCACCAATTTTGAAGAAAAATCAGCTATTTGGCTTATTAATTGCCCATGAGTGTTCCAAACCCCGCTTTTGGCAGCAGTCGGAAATTGATTTGTTTGCCCAGATCGCTACACAATTAGGGTTTGTGCTCAACTACACTCAGCTGCTGGAACAGGTAGAAACGAAAGCCGATCAAACTCAGCTATTTGTAGATATTACCCGCCGCATTCGGGGCTCCCTCAACGAAGAGGATGTCCTCAAAACCACAGTTGAAGAAGTCCGCAAGTCACTGAGCGCTGATAGAGTCATCGTTTATGGCTTTGATCCTGAGTGGTATGGCACTGTGATTGCAGAATCAGTGATTCCGGGTTTTGCTAAAACCTTGCGAGCAAAAATTAAAGACCCTTGCTTTGCAGAAGGCTATATAGAAAAGTACCGAACTGGTCGAGTCCAAGCTATCAGCAATATTTATGAAGCTGGTTTGCAGGAATGTCATATTGGCCAACTTGAACCCTTTGGTGTCAAAGCCAATTTAGTTGCACCGATTCTCAAAGATGACCAGCTATTTGGCTTATTAATTGCCCATCAATGTTCTGCTCCCCGTGATTGGCGAAAATTTGAGATTGATTTGTTCACTCAAATTGCCATGCAAGTTGGATTTGCTCTTGACCATGCGCGGCTACTCCAGCGAATTGATGCTGAAGCTGTACGGACTCAGTTGTTAGTAGATATTACTCGCCGCATTCAAGAATCCTTTAATGAAGAGGATGTTCTCAAAACTACTGTAGAAGAAGTCCGTAAAGCAATTAGTGCCGATCGCGTGATAGTTTATGGTTTTGATCCCGATTGGTATGGCACTGTAATTGCCGAATCAGTACTTCCCGGCTTTCCTAAAGCTTTGTGGGCCATTATCAGAGACCCTTGTTTTGCAGAAGGCTATATAGAAAAGTACCAAGCTGGTCGAGTTCAAGCGATCAGCAATGTTTATGAAGCGGGTTTAACCGAGTGTCACCTTAGTCAACTCGAACCTTTTGCCGTCAAAGCCAATTTAGTTGCACCGATTCTCAAAGATGGTCAGCTATTTGGCTTATTAATTGCACATGAGTGTTCTGGCCCCCGTGATTGGCAACAAACTGAAATTGATTTGTTCGCTCAAGTCGCCATGCAAGTCGGATTTGCTCTCGAACACGCCAGGCTGTTGAATCAAGTAGATCAAGCATACCAAGCTGCCACCGCGATATCTGTTGAGCAGTCTCAAAAACAAGAAGAACTCAAGCTCCAGGTTTCCCAACTGCTGAGAAATGGGAACGCAGTTGTGCAAACCCTTTCTACAGATGTGGCGCTGACGCAGTTGCAATCTATTGAATTTATCTACAATCAAACTCAAATGTTGGGTGATTTGACTCACAGACTGATCAATTCTGCCCAACAGCTAGAATTTCAAGAACAGCAGATCAGCCAGACGGTACAGGACGAACATCAGTCCATGAGCCAAATTTTAGAGAGCATCTATGCTATTCAAGAAACCGTTGTCCAAGCGGCCCAAAGACTTAACCGTTTTGAAGAACCTTCACAACAGCTGTCTGAGAAAATAAATCTCATTAGCAATGTCATCTCTCAGATTAAGCTGCAAGCTATGCATACAGCACTAGAAGCATCGCGGAGTGGAGAAGCAGGTCAAAAATTTGCCGCGATCGCCCAAAAAGCACTTTCCTTAGTACAACAGTTAGAGTTAGAGATTACAGAAGTTCAACCATTGGTTGCGGACATTCACGCAGAAAGTGATCAAGCGATCGCAGCTATGCAATCCGGCGCAGCACAAGCAAAAAGTAGCGGTGACTTGGTAGCGCACACTCAACAGAAATTCCAGCAGGCGATCGCACTGAGTATGGAAATGCAAACATTGGTGGCAGAAATTTCCCAAGCTGCTGCTGTCCAAATTGAAACTTCTACCTCTGTAAATCAATCTATTTTAGAAGTAGCTAGTATTGCCAATCAAACTTCTGAGCAAGCCATAGCCTTGGCTGATTCTTTAGCTCAGCTAACGATATTTGCACAGGAAATGTAG
- the argJ gene encoding bifunctional ornithine acetyltransferase/N-acetylglutamate synthase encodes MADWHEITGGITAPRGYRAAGITAGLKPSGLPDLALILSDVEAIAAGVFTTSQVRAACVDYCRQRLQAKQNARAILCNAGQANAATGTQGWFDALESAMTVAQALNIPSESVLLASTGVIGQRIKMDKLKAGIPQLIAALSETGSDAAAGAIITTDLVPKSIALETTIGDRPVRIGGIAKGSGMIHPNMATMLAFVTCDAVVSPALWQQMLSRAADRSFNSITVDGDTSTNDSLIALANGQSRTPAIIEMGPEAEKLEAMLTAVCQHLAKAIARDGEGATCLMEVQVTGAHDETSARQIAKTIAGSSLVKSAIFGRDPNWGRIAAAAGRAGVPFEQENLQIKLGDFLLLENGQPLSFDRAAASAYLKQAAAGAYLKEDTVLIFVSIGNGYGSGKAWGCDLSYDYVKINAEYTT; translated from the coding sequence ATGGCAGACTGGCACGAGATTACGGGTGGTATCACAGCACCAAGGGGATATCGAGCAGCAGGAATTACCGCAGGTTTAAAGCCTTCGGGATTACCTGATTTAGCTTTGATATTGTCAGATGTAGAAGCGATCGCAGCAGGTGTGTTTACCACTAGTCAAGTTAGAGCCGCCTGTGTAGATTATTGTCGCCAACGCTTACAAGCCAAGCAGAATGCACGGGCAATTCTCTGTAATGCTGGACAAGCAAACGCAGCTACAGGTACTCAAGGCTGGTTTGATGCTTTAGAATCAGCGATGACAGTAGCCCAAGCTTTGAATATCCCTAGTGAATCTGTATTATTGGCTTCCACTGGGGTGATTGGACAGCGCATCAAGATGGATAAACTCAAAGCCGGAATTCCGCAACTGATAGCTGCGCTTTCAGAAACAGGCTCAGATGCAGCGGCGGGAGCAATTATTACTACAGATTTGGTGCCTAAATCCATTGCTTTAGAGACAACTATAGGCGATCGCCCCGTGCGAATCGGTGGAATTGCCAAAGGTTCGGGGATGATTCACCCCAATATGGCAACTATGCTGGCATTTGTCACCTGTGATGCGGTTGTATCGCCAGCGCTTTGGCAACAAATGTTGAGTCGCGCCGCCGACAGAAGCTTTAATTCCATTACCGTTGATGGTGATACCAGCACCAATGACAGCTTAATCGCCTTAGCCAATGGACAATCCCGCACCCCAGCGATTATTGAAATGGGGCCAGAAGCGGAAAAACTAGAAGCAATGTTAACAGCAGTATGCCAGCATTTAGCAAAAGCGATTGCCCGTGATGGTGAAGGCGCAACTTGTCTAATGGAAGTGCAAGTTACAGGGGCCCATGATGAAACTTCAGCGCGTCAAATTGCTAAAACCATTGCAGGTTCGTCCTTAGTAAAATCTGCAATTTTTGGACGCGATCCCAACTGGGGACGTATCGCCGCCGCCGCTGGACGTGCAGGTGTACCCTTTGAGCAAGAAAATTTGCAAATCAAGCTAGGGGATTTCTTACTTTTAGAAAATGGTCAACCACTATCATTTGATCGTGCCGCAGCGAGTGCTTATTTAAAACAAGCTGCAGCAGGTGCGTATCTCAAAGAAGATACAGTTTTAATTTTTGTTAGCATTGGTAACGGTTATGGTAGTGGTAAAGCTTGGGGTTGTGACTTGAGTTACGACTATGTGAAAATTAACGCCGAATACACTACTTGA
- a CDS encoding GIY-YIG nuclease family protein, whose amino-acid sequence MSESRRLKSGYVYVVSNIGSLGRDVYRICMTSRGDEYIKEMNPNVPFQFDIHFKIYSEDASDTLQQLHQLFDDKRVNIVNSRRDFFKVSMDEIEQAVKAIKKKTGLLRIDEFEQAPQAYEYRQTLAIRKKNQQASASNTFSEVDEIA is encoded by the coding sequence ATTTCTGAATCGAGGAGGCTCAAATCAGGATATGTTTATGTAGTTTCTAATATCGGCTCTCTCGGACGAGATGTATATCGGATATGTATGACATCTCGTGGAGATGAATATATCAAAGAAATGAATCCTAACGTTCCATTCCAATTTGATATTCACTTCAAAATTTACTCAGAAGATGCTTCAGATACTTTACAGCAGTTACATCAACTTTTTGATGATAAGAGAGTAAATATAGTGAACTCAAGAAGAGATTTTTTCAAAGTTTCAATGGATGAAATTGAACAAGCAGTTAAAGCAATTAAGAAAAAAACTGGTCTTTTGAGAATTGATGAATTTGAACAAGCACCACAAGCATATGAATATCGGCAAACTTTGGCTATACGTAAAAAGAATCAGCAAGCAAGTGCAAGCAATACATTTTCAGAGGTAGATGAGATTGCTTAA
- a CDS encoding ABC transporter substrate-binding protein — MTTKQENIRLLASLGIAGVLVALILGLVSKFSPEIKSTPNSMVTPIGTSRPPTPEWMSLGEKLLVTADKTDNKEAGVNAVKSGDFGTAVIKFQASLQTMRNDPETLIYLNNAKIGNSKALKVGVIAPIGNSLNEAKETLRGVAQAQDEINSSGGINGVPLQLEISNLNSFDQLDKIDNELVKDANLVAVVGFGRNEELYKKNGLVRVSPGSARNQMGQNQAQAYDDSKYVFNISPNREIFNQALAEYIVKKERRTNITICRDTSFRTSQDTSNQDRASQERLNQDIVKEYTEFITKAGGKVTATDCDLGAANFRANDVIPKAISDGAEALLLIPRTSSLNLAVDVAKANRGRLTLFGSQQLYSERILKFGQGDIKGMVVPVPWHRDANRSMDKGNSFADRALRLWGGDVSPRTATAYDALQVIIAGLKENSTRQGLQKVLSNPKFFAMGATGKIQFSASGQRQGGVFLAKIEPCEPGKPCASSTGYNFVLVQ; from the coding sequence ATGACAACTAAACAAGAAAATATTCGTTTGCTAGCCTCTCTAGGAATTGCTGGAGTTCTGGTAGCATTGATTTTAGGCTTAGTCAGCAAGTTTTCTCCGGAGATTAAATCTACACCAAATTCTATGGTTACTCCGATAGGAACATCACGCCCACCTACTCCAGAATGGATGAGTTTGGGCGAAAAACTTTTGGTAACCGCAGATAAAACAGATAATAAAGAAGCTGGGGTGAATGCAGTCAAATCTGGTGATTTTGGCACTGCTGTAATCAAATTTCAGGCATCACTTCAAACTATGCGGAATGATCCAGAGACCTTAATTTATTTAAATAATGCCAAAATTGGTAACTCTAAAGCATTAAAAGTAGGCGTAATTGCACCCATTGGTAATAGCTTAAATGAGGCGAAAGAAACTTTACGCGGTGTGGCGCAAGCGCAAGATGAAATTAATAGTAGTGGAGGAATTAATGGCGTACCATTGCAACTAGAAATTTCTAATTTAAATAGCTTTGACCAGCTTGATAAAATAGATAATGAATTAGTCAAAGACGCTAATTTAGTAGCAGTAGTAGGTTTTGGACGGAACGAAGAACTCTATAAAAAGAATGGTTTGGTGAGAGTTTCTCCCGGAAGTGCCAGAAATCAAATGGGTCAAAATCAGGCACAGGCTTATGACGATAGTAAATATGTATTTAATATCAGCCCTAATCGGGAGATTTTCAATCAAGCCTTAGCTGAATATATTGTTAAAAAAGAACGCCGTACGAATATAACTATTTGTCGCGATACATCATTTAGAACTAGCCAAGATACATCTAATCAAGATAGAGCAAGTCAAGAAAGATTAAATCAGGATATTGTCAAAGAATACACTGAGTTCATCACTAAAGCAGGTGGAAAAGTTACTGCTACAGATTGTGATTTAGGGGCTGCGAATTTTAGAGCTAATGATGTTATTCCCAAGGCTATCAGCGATGGTGCAGAAGCTTTACTATTAATTCCGCGTACAAGTAGCCTCAACTTAGCAGTAGATGTGGCAAAAGCAAATAGAGGAAGGCTGACACTTTTTGGTTCTCAACAGCTATACAGTGAAAGAATTTTAAAGTTTGGGCAAGGTGATATCAAAGGCATGGTAGTGCCTGTACCTTGGCATCGTGATGCTAACCGAAGTATGGATAAAGGTAATTCCTTTGCTGATAGAGCCTTGAGACTTTGGGGTGGAGATGTCAGTCCGCGAACTGCTACAGCTTATGATGCATTGCAAGTAATTATTGCTGGTTTAAAAGAAAATAGCACTCGCCAAGGCTTACAAAAAGTACTGTCAAATCCCAAGTTTTTCGCAATGGGAGCAACAGGTAAAATTCAGTTTTCAGCATCAGGTCAGCGCCAAGGTGGAGTATTTTTAGCCAAAATAGAGCCTTGTGAACCAGGTAAGCCTTGTGCTTCTAGCACTGGTTACAATTTTGTACTGGTGCAATAA
- a CDS encoding ROK family protein gives MTSILALDFGGTKLAAATVNIGSREWLRYERRLSPAIANANTDIEIMRSLIHSLLQDTQPAAIGVSFGGPVDATTGTVRLSHHVPGWENIPLQELLEQEFGVPAAVDNDANVAALGEHRFGAGQGYDSLFYITVSTGVGGGWILNGQPWRGTGGMAGEIGHIVVDPAGPVCLCGKRGCVERLASGPYMAQNTREALTAQPKLWEGKILRSLVEDNLELLTGQLISQAAAAGDDLAVEVLRKSAWALGTGIGNIANLVNPQLFILGGSVTKAGNQWWEILRQVARETALPEVDFEIISAALADDAPLWGAVALAELRLAN, from the coding sequence ATGACATCAATATTAGCTCTCGACTTTGGCGGAACTAAGTTAGCCGCAGCAACTGTAAATATTGGTTCTCGAGAATGGCTGCGTTATGAACGTCGCCTATCACCAGCGATCGCTAATGCTAACACTGATATAGAGATTATGCGATCGCTCATTCATTCTTTGTTGCAAGATACTCAACCCGCCGCTATTGGTGTCAGCTTTGGCGGGCCTGTAGACGCTACTACAGGTACAGTGCGGCTGTCTCACCATGTTCCTGGCTGGGAAAATATTCCCCTCCAAGAGTTGTTAGAACAAGAGTTTGGCGTTCCTGCAGCAGTGGATAATGATGCTAATGTCGCTGCTTTAGGCGAACATCGCTTTGGTGCAGGTCAAGGTTACGATAGCCTGTTTTACATTACCGTTAGCACTGGTGTGGGTGGTGGTTGGATACTCAATGGCCAGCCTTGGCGCGGTACAGGAGGGATGGCTGGAGAAATTGGACATATTGTAGTAGACCCAGCTGGCCCGGTATGTTTGTGTGGGAAACGCGGATGTGTGGAACGTTTGGCTTCTGGCCCTTACATGGCACAAAATACCAGAGAAGCTTTAACAGCACAACCAAAACTCTGGGAAGGGAAGATATTACGGAGTTTGGTAGAGGATAATTTAGAACTTTTAACAGGACAATTAATCAGTCAAGCGGCTGCTGCTGGGGATGATTTAGCTGTGGAGGTTTTACGCAAATCTGCTTGGGCTTTAGGTACGGGTATTGGTAATATAGCAAACTTAGTGAACCCGCAATTATTTATCTTAGGTGGAAGCGTAACTAAAGCTGGTAATCAATGGTGGGAAATTTTACGTCAAGTAGCAAGAGAAACAGCACTACCAGAAGTTGATTTTGAAATAATTTCAGCTGCTTTAGCTGATGATGCACCTTTATGGGGTGCTGTTGCTTTAGCCGAATTAAGATTAGCTAACTAA
- a CDS encoding Uma2 family endonuclease: protein MSVSVPIQAIELTPGSQIMISNLSWQDFEQILTDLGEKRSSRVTYYRGILEIMSPLALHERPHRIIADIVKAILDIQKRDWEDFGSTTLKSPEIAGIEPDTCFYIKNADRVQGCTNLDLTEYPPPDLAIESDVTSKTTLDAYEAMGIPEVWIYRTKQLKIYLLSNEGYVEASISPIFPDLPLTEVIPQMVQKAIDRGTSKMLRDLKTQFRPL, encoded by the coding sequence ATGAGCGTCAGCGTCCCTATTCAAGCTATCGAACTTACTCCCGGTAGCCAGATTATGATCTCTAACCTCTCCTGGCAAGACTTTGAGCAAATTCTCACCGATTTAGGAGAAAAGCGCAGTAGTCGCGTCACTTACTACCGAGGAATTTTAGAAATCATGTCCCCACTAGCCTTGCATGAACGTCCCCACCGCATTATTGCCGATATCGTCAAAGCTATTTTGGATATTCAAAAACGAGATTGGGAAGATTTCGGCTCAACTACGCTAAAAAGTCCAGAAATTGCTGGTATTGAACCAGATACTTGCTTCTACATCAAAAACGCTGACCGAGTGCAAGGTTGTACCAATTTGGATTTAACAGAGTATCCACCGCCAGATTTAGCCATCGAGTCTGATGTTACCTCTAAAACTACACTTGATGCTTACGAAGCAATGGGTATTCCCGAAGTTTGGATTTACCGCACCAAACAGTTAAAAATATATCTTCTTTCTAATGAAGGCTATGTGGAAGCTTCCATCAGTCCTATTTTTCCAGATCTACCTTTAACCGAAGTAATTCCTCAAATGGTGCAAAAAGCCATTGATAGAGGAACCAGTAAAATGTTGCGCGACCTAAAAACCCAATTTCGCCCGCTATAA